The DNA segment AATATTCTGGCTAATGTAATACATGAATCTGGTGAATATGGCAGCGGATTTAAGGTTAATTTTGAGGTATTGAAAAAAATGCTTTCAGCCTATAAAGATGATTTAAAGTCAAAAGTTTATATCGGGAGAAATGAAGGATATCTTGACAGTCTGCAAACAGAAATTGACAGATTTATTAAGGAAATGAGCGAGGAAAAAATAGAAGTTGTAAATGACATTGTAAAAAATGTAATTGACAAATTTGAAGAAGAAATATGTGCCTTTTACTGCCACGCTGATAGTAATTAGCAGCTTTTTTAAGATATGTACGAATATGTCCGTACATATCTTAGGATTATTAAAAAAGGAGTGAAAAAATGAAGGTTGAAAAAGCCGTAAAAATCAAAATTACCGGTTGGACAGCAACTTTTACAAATATATTTTTTAAGACGGGGAAAATTTTAGCATACGAAATGCCGCCTCTTTCTTCATTAATAGGACTGCTTTCGGCAGCTAAAGGGGAAGTTATAAAAGATGTTGATTTTAAAATCGGTTATGAATTTACTTATAGAGCAAAATCATGGGATGCAGAAACTTACTATAAAGCAACGAAGAGAAAAGATGCTAAAGGCGAATCATCTGTATGGTTTAAGAATTTTTTATATGATGTGGAATTAAATTTGTATTTAACCGATTTAAGTTTTACCGACTATTTCAAAAAACCCCGCTACACTATATTGTTGGGGCAAAGCCACGATCTTGCCACAGTAGAAGAGATTAAAGAAGTTGATCTTATAAAAACAGGGAAAGGAACCATAAACAATACGGCAGTTTCCGTTAGCACAAAAGGGGTTTCGGGAGTACCGATTATTATGCCGGTGAAAATAGATTTGGATACAAGAGAGATTTTAAACCAAAAACCGTTTATTATTATTAAACGGCCTGTAAGTATTGAAAATGATAATATTTATATGGTAAAAGGAGAAAACAAGGATGTGTATCTCTATTCCCCGGAGTTCATCAACGCTTGCTAATTATTCTTGTTTAAATGATGTTCTTGCAAAAGATGACGGAGAAACGCTTATTGAACATACAAAAAAGGTTGTTAAAGTTCTAATAGAACTGAAAAATCTTTTTGAGAATGCGGGAAGTTACTTTGGTGATGATCTTCTTTTTGAAAAAGTATATATTGCTGGGTTGCTTCACGATTTAGGGAAAATAATGCCCAGCTTTCAAATTGCAGTTCAGAATAAATCGCACTGGGATTTAAGGCACGAAGTTGCTTCACTTTTCTTGATTGGTGATATATATATTAACGGGAAAAAACTTGACGAGAATGAAATCATTGATATTTATACAATTATAGTAACACACCACAAATCTTTAAAAGATTTAAAAGAAAAATGGATTGGATATATTGAAAAATCGTTTATTGAAGTAACAAAAGGAAAAATCGAAGAAGGAATAGTTGAGCTTGCTAAATTGCTTGAAGCAGATCGTTTGTCTGCAAGAAGGATATACCATGATATATTTTTAGAGTATGTAGATTATGTCAAAAAAACTTATAACGGCCTTACAGGTAATATTTTGGATTTGGATATTATAAAAAATTACAGCGAGAGCCGGTTTTTTCAAAGATTTGACAGGATATATGATATAGTGCAGGATTCGAAAAGAAAGCAAAAATTAATTTTTATGATAGGGCTGATGAAATCTGCCGATCATCTTGCGTCTTCCGGACAAACAGAAATAGTCAAAATAAAGATTGATTTTAAGATATTTGAAAAAGGAATAAGATTATATTCTACCCAAGAAAAGGCTTCAAAAATAAAGGACGATGTTTTACTAATTGCACCGACAGGTTCAGGTAAAACTGAAGCGGCATTATCCTGGGCGAAAAATAATATGAAAGACAGTGACAATGACCGAATATTTTATCTGCTACCTAATATAGCAAGTATAAACAAAATGGTAGAGAGATTACAAAACATCTTCGGTAAAGACAAGGTCGTGCCAGTTCACAGTAAGACTGCATTTAAAATATACGAAAACTTTATTGAAGAAAAAACTTTTGAAGAGTTATCGGAAGAAGAAAAGCGCAAAATAAATAAAAATGTTTCTCAGCAAAAAAGTTTGATAAAGAAAATTCATTTTCCGGTGAAAGTAGCCACTATTTACCAGTTGTTGAAAAATGCTTATTATATAGGCGATTATGAAATCAACTTTGCCGAATTATACAATGCAAGAGTTATAGTTGACGAAATTCATGCTTACGAAAAAGAAGCTGTGTGTAAATTAATTATTTTTTTGAAGTTTTTGAAAGAGAACTTTAACACCAAAATTATGATAATGTCGGCAACCATACCAACGAGTCTGCAGGAGTTTATAATTAAAAAATTGGGTATTGAAAATGTATTAAAAATGAAAGATGAAGAACTTGAATCTTTTAACAGACATATTGTTTTCAGGTTGCCTGGGACACTGATGGACTATGTTAATGAAATAGCATGTAAAGTAAGAAACGGGAAAAAAATTCTGGTGGTTGCTAATACCGTTGAAACAGCTCAAAATCTATACAAGATTTTAAAGGACAAACTATCTGACAATTGCATTAAAGAAGAAGGTATTAAACTTTTACACAGCCATTTCACTTTAAAAGACAGGGATAAAATAGAAGAAAAGGTTGGAGATTATAAATTGCTTGTGGCTACACAGATAGTAGAAGTTTCTTTAAATATCAGTTATGATGAGCTATATACCGAACCAGCACCGCTGGACGCTTTGCTGCAAAGGTTTGGACGCATAAACCGCTTTAGAGAAAAAAGGGAGCTTGCACCCGTATTTATTGTTGAAAAAGATATTAATGAAAAAGGTTATCCTTATAGGGATAGAGAAGTAGTGGAAAAAACTTTAGAATTATTTAAAGAATCACCGGTTAAACTTGAAGAAAAAGCAATTCAAAAAATGCTTGATGAAGTATACAGTAGTTATGATTATGAAGTGTTTTTAGATCCGAGGCTACATAACTACTTAAATGAATTGCTTACCGAAAAATATGACAATAAAGACTTAAGAAAACAGTTTTATGAAGAGTTTGACGGCATAACGGTATATCCTTTTGCTTTCAAGGATAAAGTGATAGAATCAATAGATAGCAGGGATTTTTATGAGTTGGAACTTTATAAAATTTCGTTAAACCTGGGAACTGTACTGGGATTAATGAAAAAAAGATTAATAGAACAGGAAAAAATAAATGGTATTCCGATAAATTTTGTAAAGTGCTATTATGACAGTGAGATTGGTTTGGACAAAAACAGGCCACTGGAAATCAAAAAGTAATAGAAAAAGATTTTATATAGCACATATACATTGTGAATCGTCTAACAAGATGGATTTTTACATTGTCAGAGGTCGACGACGATTTTGAGGTTTTTGTATCCTGAAAGCCTTAAAAAATAAGGCTTTCAGGATGGGGTTTAGGTAGAACCATTGTGGGTTATAAACTCACCAGTAGAGCCGAAACCGGAGAAACCGAAAAAGGTTTAGGTAGAACCATTGTGGGTTATAAACTTAGTAAGGCGTGAAAACAATATAGATTTAGGCTCAAGTTTAGGTAGAACCATTGTGGGTTATAAACTAATGTTTGAGCGTCACTCTCGCCTTCTACAAGTATGTTTAGGTAGAACCATTGTGGATTATAAACGAAGTATTCGCTGGAGGATTTGAACTCGTCCCCGGTTTAGGTAGAACCATTGTGGGTTATAAACTTGAAATAAACACTCATAGATTTTCACCGCCTTTAAGTTTAGGTAGAACCATTGTGGGTTATTATAATAATACCAGAAAACTAGACAGACAAAAAGTCAAAAATAAGTTAGAATATAGTTATG comes from the Thermoanaerobacterium aotearoense genome and includes:
- a CDS encoding CRISPR-associated helicase/endonuclease Cas3; translation: MCISIPRSSSTLANYSCLNDVLAKDDGETLIEHTKKVVKVLIELKNLFENAGSYFGDDLLFEKVYIAGLLHDLGKIMPSFQIAVQNKSHWDLRHEVASLFLIGDIYINGKKLDENEIIDIYTIIVTHHKSLKDLKEKWIGYIEKSFIEVTKGKIEEGIVELAKLLEADRLSARRIYHDIFLEYVDYVKKTYNGLTGNILDLDIIKNYSESRFFQRFDRIYDIVQDSKRKQKLIFMIGLMKSADHLASSGQTEIVKIKIDFKIFEKGIRLYSTQEKASKIKDDVLLIAPTGSGKTEAALSWAKNNMKDSDNDRIFYLLPNIASINKMVERLQNIFGKDKVVPVHSKTAFKIYENFIEEKTFEELSEEEKRKINKNVSQQKSLIKKIHFPVKVATIYQLLKNAYYIGDYEINFAELYNARVIVDEIHAYEKEAVCKLIIFLKFLKENFNTKIMIMSATIPTSLQEFIIKKLGIENVLKMKDEELESFNRHIVFRLPGTLMDYVNEIACKVRNGKKILVVANTVETAQNLYKILKDKLSDNCIKEEGIKLLHSHFTLKDRDKIEEKVGDYKLLVATQIVEVSLNISYDELYTEPAPLDALLQRFGRINRFREKRELAPVFIVEKDINEKGYPYRDREVVEKTLELFKESPVKLEEKAIQKMLDEVYSSYDYEVFLDPRLHNYLNELLTEKYDNKDLRKQFYEEFDGITVYPFAFKDKVIESIDSRDFYELELYKISLNLGTVLGLMKKRLIEQEKINGIPINFVKCYYDSEIGLDKNRPLEIKK
- the cas5b gene encoding type I-B CRISPR-associated protein Cas5b, yielding MKVEKAVKIKITGWTATFTNIFFKTGKILAYEMPPLSSLIGLLSAAKGEVIKDVDFKIGYEFTYRAKSWDAETYYKATKRKDAKGESSVWFKNFLYDVELNLYLTDLSFTDYFKKPRYTILLGQSHDLATVEEIKEVDLIKTGKGTINNTAVSVSTKGVSGVPIIMPVKIDLDTREILNQKPFIIIKRPVSIENDNIYMVKGENKDVYLYSPEFINAC